A DNA window from Danio aesculapii chromosome 1, fDanAes4.1, whole genome shotgun sequence contains the following coding sequences:
- the LOC130233255 gene encoding polymeric immunoglobulin receptor-like — translation MFMNKTTHLGGDVNITCQIPDEHNAYLCKEDDNDIYNPICQNISSAEEPQKTPAESVGNEERVFTVSISNVSVRDAGVYWCGAETRDTHLTFISLTTKIQLSIIMSPVVRREGESAQIFCPYDSIYQSKSKSLCKGKCSTRDTHPLDETVREEKERLTLHEDVTASVFTGTITGLTAEDAGKYWCAVTLDRELNYLYTHLMVIIKQELSLTKYEGDDVSIQCRHHDGDQKSFCKAHEASTCVKDGDSLETIRDARFSISDEASAGVFTVNITDLRADDSGVYWCGAHIITKVNLEVKKRLGNTALSYMICFKDVFGTFLDFDKVMILAAYGG, via the exons ATGTTCATGAATAAAACAACTCATCTTGGTGGAGACGTCAACATCACCTGTCAAATCCCAGATGAACATAATGCTTATTTGTGCAAAGAGGATGATAATGACATATATAACCCCATCTGCCAAAACATCAGCTCAGCTGAAGAGCCCCAAAAGACTCCTGCAGAATCTGTGGGAAATGAAGAGAGAGTTTTTACAGTGAGCATCAGTAATGTGAGTGTCAGAGATGCTGGAGTTTACTGGTGTGGAGCAGAAACCAGAGACACACATCTGACCTTCATCTCCCTGACCACTAAAATCCAGCTCAGCATCATCA tgtCTCCAGTAGTGAGACGTGAAGGAGAATCTGCTCAGATCTTCTGCCCTTATGATTCAATCTATCAATCAAAGTCAAAGTCTCTCTGTAAGGGTAAGTGTTCCACTAGAGACACACATCCTCTGGATGAGACTGtgagagaagagaaagagagactgaCTCTGCATGAAGACGTCACAGCAAGTGTCTTCACTGGGACCATCACTGGACTGACAGCAGAGGATGCTGGGAAATACTGGTGCGCAGTGACATTAGACAGAGAGCTGAATTATCTTTACACTCATCTGATGGTCATCATCAAGCAGG AGCTGAGCTTGACTAAGTATGAAGGAGACGACGTGTCCATCCAGTGCAGACATCATGATGGAGATCAGAAAAGCTTCTGCAAAGCACACGAAGCCTCCACGTGTGTGAAGGATGGAGATTCATTGGAGACCATCAGAGATGCTCGATTCTCTATCAGTGATGAAGCGTCTGCTGGAGTCTTTACTGTCAACATCACTGATCTGAGAGCAGACGACTCTGGAGTTTACTGGTGTGGAGCTCACATCATCACTAAAGTCAACCTAGAAGTCAAAAAGA ggttgggaaacactgccttaagcTATATGATCTGTTTTAAGGATGTTTTTGGTACATTTCTGGACTTTGATAAAGTCATGATCCTTGCTGCCTATGGAGGATAa
- the LOC130234101 gene encoding uncharacterized protein LOC130234101 — translation MIYIKELMTEDAGTYRITVADQWSINMNLRVNQDSCCEVSTRVMVNSGETASFSCQYSHSQIDNYKIIIREGKNSVEVIYNRWNKKDRFRVSDDGERKLLSVSITAVTADDGGVYLCGVRVDKHSYSYYIVNTVHLEIITKVGVSTVIGSSGAALMIKCEHPEHKTKTKYICKESSAGCSGDQEEWMKNGDVSVDDDTRAGVLMVFFRELKAADAGTYRCGVKDSEYTERFTQLQLNITHAGKYPKVMKESVQLDGEVKMSCQIPEEQNVYFCKEDVKSCQIRRASQTTPAESVGNEERVFTVNVRDAGVYWCGAETRDTHLTFISLTTKILLSVITKVGVSKVIGSSGAALMIKCEHPEHKTKTKYICKESSAGCSGDQEEWMKNGDVSVDDDTRAGVLMVFFRELKAADAGTYRCGVKDSEYTERFTQIQLNITHARLSFPRSCSHYDFTLSKHSFEVLLAFEGN, via the exons ATGATCTACATTAAAGAACTCATGACAGAAGATGCTGGAACATACAGGATTACAGTAGCAGACCAGTGGTCCATCAACATGAATTTAAGAGTGAACCAAG ATTCCTGTTGTGAAGTTTCCACAAGAGTGATGGTGAACAGTGGAGAAACGGCCAGCTTCAGCTGTCAATATTCACACAGTCAGATTGATAATTACAAGATCATAATCAGAGAAGGAAAAAACTCAGTTGAGGTGATTTACAACAGATGGAATAAAAAAGACAGATTCAGAGTTTCTGATGACGGAGAGAGAAAGCTCTTGAGTGTGAGCATTACTGCAGTGACAGCAGATGATGGAGGAGTTTATTTATGTGGAGTACGGGTCGACAAACACTCGTACAGTTACTACATTGTTAATACTGTACATCTGGAGATTATTA CTAAAGTGGGCGTGTCTACAGTGATTGGCTCCTCAGGAGCTGCTCTGATGATCAAGTGTGAACATCCTGAACACAAAACCAAGACAAAATACATCTGTAAAGAATCATCAGCTGGATGTTCAGGAGATCAGGAGGAATGGATGAAGAATGGAGATGTTTCTGTAGATGACGACACCAGAGCAGGAGTCTTGATGGTGTTTTTTAGAGAGCTGAAAGCTGCAGATGCAGGAACATACAGGTGTGGAGTGAAGGACTCTGAATATACTGAGAGATTCACTCAACTTCAGCTCAACATCACACACG CTGGAAAATATCCCAAAGTCATGAAAGAATCTGTTCAGCTTGATGGAGAAGTGAAGATGAGCTGTCAGATCCCAGAGGAACAGAACGTTTATTTCTGCAAAGAAGATGTTAAGAGCTGCCAGATCAGGAGAGCATCTCAAACGACTCCTGCAGAATCTGTGGGAAATGAAGAGAGagtttttacagtaaatgtcagaGATGCTGGAGTTTACTGGTGTGGAGCAGAAACCAGAGACACACATCTGACCTTCATCTCCCTGACCACTAAAATCCTGCTCAGCGTCATCA CTAAAGTGGGCGTATCCAAAGTGATTGGCTCCTCAGGAGCTGCTCTGATGATCAAGTGTGAACATCCTGAACACAAAACCAAGACAAAATACATCTGTAAAGAATCATCAGCTGGATGTTCAGGAGATCAGGAGGAATGGATGAAGAATGGAGATGTTTCTGTAGATGACGACACCAGAGCAGGAGTCTTGATGGTGTTTTTTAGAGAGCTGAAAGCTGCAGATGCAGGAACATACAGGTGTGGAGTGAAGGACTCTGAATATACTGAGAGATTCACTCAAATTCAGCTCAACATCACACATG CTCGTCTGTCCTTCCCCAGGTCTTGCAGCCACTATGACTTCACACTTAGTAAGCACAGCTTTGAGGTGCTCTTGGCCTTTGAAGGAAATTAG